The Hyphomonas sediminis genome contains a region encoding:
- a CDS encoding AMP-binding protein, which yields MAIISLSRILAHWADEQPDRIVLSHEGTEISWATFDARTNRLARAYQALGVKQDDFVTISLPNGIEFFEACFATWKAGATPQPVSARLPKLERDQIVEVGAPALVVGVPAGEYPQTACIPLGYSPDPSLPDTQLPEAIATSFKAMTSGGSTGRPKLIVSKQPAATDPDIPLLEIPQKGCMLIPGPLYHNGPFLWAMQALFKGCTVVVTTRFDPEETLRLIEKYSVDVVYTVPTMMRRIWALPEETRTKYNLSSLKALWHLAAPCPAWLKECFIEWLGPEVIWELYGGTEGQGSTTIQGTEWLKHKGSVGRPVEACEMKIVGEQGETLPPREVGEVFIRPLSGAGTTYRYIGAEAKAIEGGWESLGDMGWMDEDGYLYLSDRLSDMVIVGGANVYPAEVEAAIEAYPGVRSSAVIGLPDDDMGARLHAVIDRPDGAVDEASMLAHLSERLVRYKIPKTFEYTAEAVRDDAGKVRRKALREARIQAS from the coding sequence ATGGCCATCATTTCACTGTCTCGTATTCTGGCTCATTGGGCGGATGAACAACCTGACCGGATCGTACTTTCGCACGAGGGCACCGAGATCAGCTGGGCGACATTTGATGCCCGCACCAACCGGCTTGCCCGCGCATATCAGGCGCTTGGCGTAAAGCAGGATGACTTTGTCACGATTTCCCTGCCGAATGGGATAGAGTTTTTTGAGGCTTGTTTTGCGACCTGGAAGGCAGGCGCTACGCCGCAGCCGGTGTCCGCACGTCTCCCCAAGCTGGAACGCGACCAGATCGTTGAAGTCGGCGCGCCGGCGTTGGTCGTTGGTGTTCCGGCGGGGGAATATCCGCAGACGGCATGTATTCCTCTTGGCTACAGTCCCGACCCGTCGCTGCCGGATACTCAATTGCCTGAAGCGATTGCGACCAGCTTCAAAGCCATGACGTCGGGAGGTTCGACAGGGCGGCCAAAGCTGATTGTCTCGAAGCAGCCGGCGGCTACGGACCCGGATATCCCGCTTCTCGAGATACCGCAGAAGGGATGCATGCTTATCCCGGGTCCACTCTATCACAATGGCCCTTTCCTCTGGGCAATGCAGGCCTTGTTCAAAGGGTGTACGGTCGTTGTTACCACCCGGTTTGATCCCGAAGAAACGCTTCGGCTGATCGAGAAGTACAGCGTCGATGTGGTTTACACGGTCCCCACCATGATGCGGCGCATCTGGGCGTTGCCGGAGGAAACCCGGACGAAATACAACCTCTCCAGTTTGAAGGCGCTCTGGCACCTGGCAGCGCCCTGTCCGGCGTGGCTCAAGGAGTGCTTCATTGAGTGGTTGGGCCCAGAAGTTATCTGGGAGCTGTACGGCGGTACCGAAGGGCAGGGCTCGACGACTATTCAGGGCACAGAGTGGCTGAAGCATAAGGGATCGGTTGGGAGGCCTGTTGAGGCCTGCGAAATGAAAATCGTGGGCGAACAGGGTGAAACCCTTCCGCCACGCGAAGTCGGGGAAGTGTTTATCCGGCCGCTTTCGGGCGCAGGGACGACCTATCGCTATATTGGTGCTGAAGCCAAGGCGATTGAAGGCGGTTGGGAAAGCCTCGGCGACATGGGCTGGATGGATGAAGACGGGTATCTTTACCTGTCTGATCGTTTGTCCGACATGGTGATTGTCGGAGGCGCCAATGTCTATCCGGCTGAAGTCGAGGCGGCGATCGAGGCTTATCCAGGTGTCCGGTCATCTGCTGTGATCGGCCTTCCCGATGATGACATGGGCGCGCGCCTGCACGCCGTTATCGATCGCCCGGACGGCGCGGTTGATGAGGCCTCCATGCTCGCTCATCTTTCGGAGCGTCTTGTGCGGTACAAGATCCCGAAGACCTTCGAATACACGGCGGAAGCTGTTCGGGATGATGCCGGCAAGGTTCGGCGCAAGGCCCTAAGGGAAGCTCGAATCCAGGCCTCTTGA
- a CDS encoding SCP2 sterol-binding domain-containing protein has translation MDLAQLTQRAAEAMAGGSDFKKKVKFDFGSVGKLFIDGAAGVADNSDGAADATISINWDDFTKLAAGALDPTMAFMQGKLKVAGDMSVAMQLQSLMKKLAG, from the coding sequence ATGGATCTCGCCCAACTCACCCAGCGCGCTGCAGAAGCGATGGCTGGCGGCAGTGATTTCAAGAAAAAAGTGAAGTTTGATTTCGGTAGCGTCGGCAAACTGTTCATCGATGGCGCCGCAGGCGTTGCTGACAATTCCGACGGCGCGGCTGATGCCACCATCTCGATCAACTGGGATGACTTCACGAAGCTCGCTGCTGGCGCGCTCGACCCGACGATGGCCTTCATGCAAGGCAAACTCAAAGTTGCGGGTGACATGTCGGTCGCGATGCAGCTCCAGTCGCTGATGAAGAAGCTGGCTGGCTGA
- the gltB gene encoding glutamate synthase large subunit yields the protein MSDYVKNYEENRQRLIEAGAYNPEDERDACGVGLVVALDGKPRREIVEMGIRALKNVWHRGAVDADGKTGDGAGIRLDVPQDFFREHVSRTGHNPTDDRICVGQIFMPRTDFGAQEAARTLVEREVLNFGFYIYGWRQPPVDVSVIGQKAKDTRPAIEQIMFRDARGRSPEELERALYICRRRIERRAREAAIPHFYVCSLSHKSLIYKGMFLAQDIDNFYLDLRDERFVSAFAIYHQRYSTNTFPQWALAQPFRTIAHNGEINTLRGNRNWMKSHEIRMVSEAFGDHTQDVKPVIPDSTSDSGALDAVWELLCKSGRPAPMAKAMLIPEAWSKRDSVMPMAHRALYDYCNSVMEPWDGPAAIAAYDGRWAVAGLDRNGLRPLRYSLTTDGILAVGSETGMCPLGNHEVTRRGSIPAGGMIAADLGTGKFYDHREIVDFLAEQAPYEEWLQAVTELEPEIGPGPEPVLFNKEELLRRQTAAGYTLETLELILAPMAESAKEAIGSMGDDTAPAVLTMAYRPMSHFFRQNFSQVTNPPIDPLREGRVMSLRTRFKNLGNVLDTDKSQQEVFVLESPVLTTGMYERLLERLGLGTETIDCTFDAADVTSEGAALKEALERIRREAEEAVRAGREHIILTDENQSASRIAVPMVLATGAVHSHLVAQGLRTFCSITVRSAECLDTHYFAVLVGVGATCVNAYLAQDAIADRHARGLLGDISLGKAVQNFKEAIEAGLLKIISKMGISVISSYRGGYNFEALGLSRALVADYFPGMSSRISGLGLAGLEENALVRHQKAFDEDVISLPVGGFYRLRASDEPHALDGNLIHTLQAACDRGDYSIYRKYVDAVHNRDPLQLRDLLDFKPAGPAIPLSQVQSINEIRKRFVTPGMSLGALSPEAHGTLNVAMNRIGAKSVSGEGGEDRARYRPLPNGDNMNSAVKQIASGRFGVTAEYLNECREIEIKVAQGAKPGEGGQLPGFKVTELIAKLRHATPGVMLISPPPHHDIYSIEDLAQLIYDLKQINPEARVCVKLVAQSGVGTVAAGVAKAKADIILISGGVGGTGASPQTSIKYAGLPWEIGLAEAHQVLSLNNLREKITLRTDGGLRTGRDIVIAAMLGAEEYGVGTAALVAVGCIMVRQCHSNTCPVGVCTQDEKLRAHFTGNPDKVVNLMSFIAEDVREILASLGLKSLDEAIGRTDLLKQVSRGATHLDDLDLNPLLVQVDTDSPIVYKPTYREPVPDTLDAQILRDAEPFFERGEKMQLEYGVQNTMRAIGARASSRITRKFGMHALPEGRLHIRLEGSAGQSLGAFSVQGLLLEVLGDANDYVGKGLSGATIVVTPRPRDRRAAVGDAIIGNTCLYGATTGKLFAAGTAGVRFAVRNSGSKAVVEGCGANGCEYMTGGRAMILGPVGDNFGAGMTGGAGYIWDPQQRFERVANPDSIDWYPLADMPEEHIGEAKALLEEHVRRTGSVRGRELLDAWDATLGQMLMIVPKEVANLLLARKADGSKRKQAERA from the coding sequence ATGTCTGATTATGTGAAGAACTATGAAGAGAACCGCCAGCGTCTCATCGAGGCAGGCGCTTACAATCCCGAAGACGAACGCGACGCCTGCGGCGTTGGCCTCGTGGTTGCGCTGGACGGCAAGCCGCGCCGCGAAATCGTCGAGATGGGTATCCGCGCGCTGAAGAATGTCTGGCACCGCGGCGCCGTTGATGCCGATGGCAAGACGGGGGACGGCGCGGGAATACGCCTTGATGTACCGCAGGATTTTTTCCGCGAACATGTGAGCCGCACCGGCCATAACCCGACCGATGACCGTATCTGCGTTGGCCAGATCTTCATGCCGCGCACGGATTTCGGCGCGCAGGAAGCGGCCCGTACGCTTGTTGAGCGCGAAGTGCTGAACTTCGGCTTCTACATTTATGGCTGGCGCCAGCCGCCGGTCGATGTGTCCGTGATCGGACAGAAGGCGAAAGACACGCGCCCTGCCATTGAACAGATCATGTTCCGTGATGCGCGCGGCCGGTCGCCAGAAGAGCTGGAGCGGGCGCTTTACATTTGCCGCCGCCGGATCGAACGCCGGGCGCGCGAAGCAGCGATCCCGCATTTCTATGTCTGCTCGCTCAGCCACAAGTCGCTGATCTACAAAGGCATGTTCCTGGCGCAGGACATCGACAATTTCTATCTCGACCTCCGCGACGAGCGGTTCGTGTCGGCTTTTGCGATCTATCACCAGCGCTATTCGACGAACACGTTCCCGCAATGGGCGCTGGCCCAGCCCTTCCGCACGATTGCCCACAATGGGGAGATCAACACGTTGCGCGGCAACCGCAACTGGATGAAGAGCCATGAGATCCGCATGGTGTCGGAAGCATTTGGCGATCACACGCAGGACGTGAAGCCGGTTATTCCCGACAGCACATCTGACTCCGGCGCGCTGGACGCGGTTTGGGAGCTGCTTTGCAAATCGGGCCGTCCGGCGCCGATGGCCAAGGCAATGCTTATCCCGGAAGCTTGGTCGAAACGTGACTCGGTGATGCCGATGGCGCACCGCGCGCTCTATGATTACTGTAACTCCGTCATGGAGCCATGGGATGGCCCGGCAGCGATTGCCGCTTATGACGGCCGCTGGGCAGTGGCCGGACTTGACCGCAACGGTCTTCGCCCGCTTCGCTATTCTCTGACAACGGACGGTATATTGGCCGTCGGTTCAGAAACGGGCATGTGCCCGCTTGGCAATCATGAGGTTACCCGCCGCGGGTCTATCCCGGCGGGGGGCATGATCGCGGCGGATCTGGGCACGGGCAAGTTTTACGATCACCGCGAAATCGTGGACTTTCTTGCCGAGCAGGCGCCCTATGAAGAGTGGCTGCAGGCAGTCACCGAGCTTGAGCCGGAAATCGGCCCAGGCCCGGAGCCTGTTCTCTTTAACAAGGAAGAGCTGCTCCGTCGGCAGACAGCAGCAGGCTATACGCTTGAAACCCTAGAGTTGATCCTTGCGCCTATGGCCGAAAGCGCCAAAGAAGCGATTGGCTCTATGGGCGATGACACTGCTCCAGCGGTTCTGACCATGGCGTATCGCCCGATGAGCCACTTCTTCCGTCAGAACTTCAGTCAGGTGACCAACCCGCCGATCGACCCGCTGCGCGAAGGCCGTGTCATGAGCCTGCGAACGCGGTTCAAGAACCTCGGCAACGTGCTGGATACGGACAAATCGCAGCAGGAAGTGTTCGTGCTAGAGAGCCCGGTTCTCACGACCGGAATGTATGAACGCCTTCTGGAGCGGCTGGGTCTCGGCACCGAGACGATCGACTGTACTTTCGACGCAGCGGATGTGACCTCCGAAGGCGCGGCGCTTAAGGAGGCGCTGGAACGCATCCGCCGTGAGGCGGAAGAAGCTGTTCGTGCGGGTCGTGAGCATATCATCCTGACGGATGAGAACCAGTCGGCCAGCCGGATTGCGGTGCCTATGGTGCTGGCAACGGGCGCAGTGCATTCGCACCTTGTGGCGCAGGGGTTGCGGACGTTCTGCTCGATCACCGTACGTTCGGCTGAATGTCTCGACACGCATTACTTCGCGGTGCTCGTTGGCGTCGGCGCGACCTGTGTGAACGCTTATCTGGCGCAGGATGCCATTGCGGACCGGCATGCACGCGGCCTGCTGGGCGACATTTCGCTCGGAAAAGCCGTCCAGAACTTCAAGGAAGCCATCGAGGCGGGTCTTCTGAAGATCATCTCGAAGATGGGCATTTCGGTCATCTCTTCCTATCGCGGCGGATATAATTTCGAAGCGCTTGGCCTCTCCCGCGCGCTGGTCGCAGATTATTTCCCCGGCATGTCCAGCCGTATTTCCGGCCTTGGTCTTGCTGGCCTCGAAGAGAATGCGCTTGTCCGCCATCAGAAGGCTTTTGATGAGGACGTCATCTCTCTGCCGGTTGGTGGTTTCTATCGCCTGCGCGCCTCTGACGAGCCGCACGCGCTCGACGGCAACCTGATCCACACCCTGCAGGCGGCGTGTGATCGGGGCGACTACTCCATCTATCGCAAGTATGTCGACGCGGTTCACAACCGCGACCCGCTGCAACTGCGTGACCTGCTGGACTTCAAGCCTGCAGGCCCGGCGATCCCGCTGTCGCAGGTTCAGTCGATCAACGAGATTCGCAAGCGTTTCGTCACGCCAGGTATGTCGCTTGGCGCACTGTCGCCTGAAGCGCATGGCACGCTGAACGTTGCCATGAACCGCATTGGCGCCAAGTCGGTGTCGGGTGAGGGTGGGGAAGACCGCGCCCGTTATCGCCCGCTGCCGAATGGCGACAACATGAACTCGGCGGTGAAGCAGATTGCTTCCGGCCGGTTTGGTGTGACGGCGGAATACCTCAACGAGTGCCGCGAGATAGAAATCAAGGTGGCCCAAGGCGCAAAGCCTGGCGAAGGCGGACAGTTGCCGGGCTTCAAGGTGACCGAACTGATCGCCAAGCTGCGCCATGCGACGCCGGGCGTGATGCTGATCTCGCCGCCGCCTCATCATGACATCTACTCGATCGAAGACCTCGCGCAGCTGATCTACGACCTGAAGCAGATCAACCCGGAAGCCCGGGTTTGCGTGAAGCTCGTTGCCCAGTCGGGCGTCGGCACGGTGGCTGCCGGTGTTGCGAAAGCCAAAGCGGACATCATCCTGATTTCAGGCGGTGTCGGCGGCACGGGCGCAAGCCCGCAGACCTCGATCAAATATGCTGGCCTCCCCTGGGAGATTGGCCTGGCCGAAGCCCATCAGGTGCTCTCGCTCAACAACCTTCGTGAAAAGATCACCCTGCGGACGGATGGTGGTCTGCGTACCGGCCGCGACATCGTGATCGCAGCCATGCTGGGCGCTGAAGAGTATGGCGTCGGCACAGCGGCGCTTGTGGCGGTCGGCTGTATCATGGTCCGCCAGTGCCATTCGAACACCTGCCCAGTCGGCGTGTGTACCCAGGATGAAAAGCTGCGGGCGCACTTTACCGGCAATCCGGACAAGGTGGTGAATCTGATGAGCTTCATCGCCGAAGACGTGCGGGAAATCCTCGCGTCGCTGGGGCTCAAGTCTCTCGATGAAGCAATCGGACGCACGGACCTGCTCAAGCAGGTCAGCCGCGGGGCAACGCACCTCGACGATCTCGACCTCAACCCGCTTCTGGTTCAGGTCGATACCGACAGCCCGATTGTCTACAAGCCGACCTATCGTGAGCCGGTTCCGGATACGCTCGACGCACAGATCCTGCGGGATGCTGAACCCTTCTTTGAGCGTGGTGAGAAGATGCAGCTCGAATATGGCGTGCAGAACACGATGCGGGCGATTGGCGCGCGGGCAAGTTCGCGCATTACACGGAAGTTCGGTATGCATGCGCTCCCCGAAGGGCGGTTGCACATCCGTCTTGAGGGTTCTGCAGGCCAGTCGCTTGGGGCGTTCAGCGTGCAGGGCTTGCTTCTGGAAGTGCTTGGCGATGCCAACGACTATGTCGGCAAGGGCCTTTCTGGCGCGACCATCGTTGTGACGCCGCGTCCGCGTGATCGCCGTGCAGCCGTGGGAGACGCCATCATTGGCAACACCTGCCTTTATGGCGCGACCACGGGCAAGCTCTTTGCCGCGGGCACGGCAGGGGTTCGTTTTGCCGTCCGCAATTCGGGCTCGAAAGCGGTGGTCGAAGGCTGCGGTGCAAACGGCTGTGAATACATGACCGGTGGCCGGGCGATGATCCTTGGGCCGGTTGGCGACAATTTCGGCGCCGGCATGACCGGCGGCGCTGGTTATATCTGGGATCCGCAACAGCGGTTCGAGCGTGTCGCAAATCCGGATTCAATCGACTGGTATCCGCTGGCCGACATGCCGGAGGAACATATCGGCGAAGCCAAGGCGCTGCTGGAAGAGCATGTTCGCCGTACGGGCTCTGTGCGGGGAAGGGAACTACTCGACGCCTGGGACGCGACGCTCGGCCAGATGCTGATGATTGTGCCGAAAGAAGTCGCCAATCTGCTGCTTGCGCGGAAAGCCGATGGCTCCAAGCGCAAGCAGGCAGAGCGGGCCTGA
- a CDS encoding DUF4349 domain-containing protein — MTLPLLLAAACSAERSYAPAPPAMEMAMKSAEPMYSEVEESAGGGADSASVQQYIAYSHSVGMRLPVKSIEPTMQGHIAACKAAGPAVCVVTNSWMNAYSEDQVSATLNLRATPDWIEKFLSGVEAEAEAAKGEVTNRQTTAEDLTVSIIDTGARLNAQETLQKRLEKLLADRPGELGDILETERELARVNGEIDSLKSTLAALRQRVDMSQLAVSYDTKTNPVSQGALQPLGEAFGNFFYNLASAVAAVVTAFAIGLPWLLLIGVLLWIWLRAIWPRIRRKKKPGA, encoded by the coding sequence TTGACCCTGCCGCTTCTGCTGGCCGCAGCCTGCAGCGCGGAACGCAGCTACGCTCCGGCGCCCCCGGCCATGGAAATGGCCATGAAATCCGCAGAGCCAATGTACAGTGAGGTGGAGGAGTCCGCCGGAGGCGGAGCGGATTCAGCCAGTGTGCAGCAGTATATTGCCTACTCGCATAGCGTCGGCATGCGGCTTCCTGTGAAGTCCATCGAACCCACAATGCAGGGCCATATCGCCGCCTGCAAAGCCGCAGGACCAGCAGTCTGCGTCGTCACCAATTCCTGGATGAACGCCTATTCTGAGGACCAGGTTTCAGCCACTTTGAATTTGCGCGCGACGCCTGACTGGATCGAGAAGTTCCTGTCCGGCGTGGAAGCCGAAGCTGAAGCGGCGAAGGGCGAGGTCACCAACCGGCAGACCACCGCCGAAGATCTGACGGTTTCCATAATCGACACCGGCGCCCGCCTGAATGCTCAGGAAACGCTGCAGAAGCGTCTCGAAAAGCTGCTCGCGGACCGCCCGGGCGAACTTGGTGACATTCTCGAAACCGAGCGTGAACTGGCCCGCGTCAATGGCGAAATCGACTCCCTGAAGTCCACGCTCGCCGCTCTGCGCCAGCGCGTAGACATGAGCCAGCTTGCGGTCAGCTATGACACGAAAACCAATCCCGTGTCGCAAGGCGCATTGCAGCCGCTCGGCGAAGCCTTCGGAAACTTCTTCTACAATCTTGCCAGCGCTGTCGCGGCCGTCGTCACGGCTTTTGCCATCGGCCTGCCCTGGCTCTTGCTCATCGGCGTGCTGCTCTGGATCTGGCTGCGGGCCATCTGGCCGCGCATCCGCCGCAAAAAGAAGCCAGGCGCCTGA
- a CDS encoding zinc-dependent alcohol dehydrogenase family protein: MKVAAVKKPGGLEKLVIETREDPKPKAGEVLVRVRASSLNYHDFVVVLGGIPTPDGRIPMSDGAGEVVAVGEGVTKWKVGDRVISLFFPGWQSGQIEAAGFQSVPGDGADGFGAELVAAPETAFTRMPAGWTFEEAATLPCAALTAWRGMFVETKTKPGDWVLVQGTGGVSIFALQFAKMAGARVIATSSSEEKMQKLKSLGADHVINYKETPDWGRKAFELTGGRGVDEVVEIGGPGTMAQSINACRPGGHISLIGVLTGVSGEVPTAALFSRNVTVSGITVGSRRHQEDMIDAIEASTMRPVIDSKFPLDQIAAAFAHQASQKHFGKIVLTI, from the coding sequence ATGAAAGTAGCAGCCGTCAAAAAGCCAGGTGGGCTGGAAAAGCTCGTCATTGAAACGCGGGAAGATCCGAAACCGAAAGCGGGCGAAGTGCTCGTCCGTGTTCGGGCCAGCTCGCTCAACTACCATGATTTCGTTGTCGTGCTGGGCGGAATTCCAACGCCTGACGGCCGCATTCCGATGTCGGATGGCGCAGGGGAGGTTGTGGCGGTCGGTGAAGGCGTCACGAAGTGGAAAGTCGGCGACAGGGTCATTTCACTTTTCTTTCCGGGTTGGCAGTCGGGGCAGATTGAAGCAGCTGGTTTCCAGAGTGTTCCTGGCGACGGCGCTGATGGGTTCGGAGCCGAGCTGGTTGCGGCGCCGGAAACCGCCTTCACGCGGATGCCCGCTGGTTGGACCTTCGAAGAAGCCGCAACACTGCCGTGTGCAGCCTTGACCGCGTGGCGCGGAATGTTTGTTGAAACAAAAACCAAGCCTGGCGATTGGGTGCTGGTTCAGGGAACGGGCGGCGTGTCGATCTTTGCCCTGCAGTTTGCGAAGATGGCCGGAGCGCGCGTCATCGCAACCTCTTCCTCAGAGGAGAAGATGCAAAAGCTCAAGAGCCTCGGCGCTGACCATGTGATCAATTACAAGGAAACGCCGGACTGGGGCCGCAAGGCTTTTGAGCTGACGGGTGGCCGAGGAGTCGATGAGGTGGTCGAGATTGGCGGGCCTGGTACGATGGCGCAGTCAATCAATGCCTGCCGTCCGGGTGGACACATTTCGCTGATCGGCGTCCTGACGGGTGTCTCAGGTGAAGTCCCGACAGCAGCGCTCTTTTCAAGGAACGTAACCGTGTCGGGGATCACCGTGGGGTCTCGCCGTCACCAGGAGGACATGATCGACGCCATTGAAGCCTCGACCATGCGCCCTGTCATCGACAGCAAGTTCCCGCTGGATCAGATCGCCGCTGCCTTTGCCCACCAGGCGAGCCAGAAGCATTTCGGCAAGATAGTCCTGACGATCTGA
- a CDS encoding acyl-CoA carboxylase subunit beta translates to MSWQKAIEELRRRERLAEEMGGEEPVSRQRGRGKLTVRERVAFLADPGSFHEIGKIAGKAAYGPDEELATFMPSNSVMGRARLDGRPTVVLADDFTVRGGAADASIWQKMVQAIKMAAEYRMPLVQMIDGTGGGGSVKMLEKDPRTYIPETPGWNEIVHGLTQVPFVSLALGPCAGMGAGRVAASHFSIMVKELSQVFVAGPPVAIALGEDVTKEELGGWKIQAQNGTVDNVVDTEADAFIAARKFLSYLPPSVHHLPERVQPTDDPKRKEESLLSIVPQDGRTPYKPRKIIDAAVDKGSFFEIGAYWGRGIVAGLARIDGYPVGILAGDPFFLDGAWTADVCDKVTRHMDLCSTFHLPVIHFVDCPGFAVGVKAETAGVTRAGVRAMTAVYQADVPVCSVVIRKAYGLAGSAMMNQSKTKWRYCWPSGDWGSLPMAGGIEAAFRKELSEAEDPDALKAQLYRKFEAIRSPFRTAESFLAEEIIDPRDTRPLLVDFVSHAQRVLKAEERRIGFRP, encoded by the coding sequence ATGAGTTGGCAAAAAGCGATCGAGGAACTCCGACGCCGGGAACGGCTGGCCGAGGAGATGGGAGGAGAGGAGCCGGTTTCGCGCCAGCGCGGACGCGGCAAACTTACCGTAAGGGAAAGGGTCGCCTTCCTGGCCGACCCAGGAAGCTTCCACGAAATTGGAAAGATTGCGGGTAAGGCTGCTTACGGCCCTGATGAAGAGCTTGCCACCTTCATGCCCTCAAACTCCGTGATGGGCCGCGCCCGCCTTGACGGGCGTCCCACCGTTGTCCTCGCAGACGACTTCACTGTGCGCGGCGGCGCGGCCGACGCCTCGATCTGGCAGAAGATGGTTCAAGCCATCAAGATGGCCGCCGAATACCGGATGCCCCTTGTTCAGATGATCGACGGAACTGGCGGTGGCGGCTCAGTCAAGATGTTGGAGAAAGATCCGCGCACCTACATTCCAGAAACGCCCGGCTGGAACGAAATTGTTCACGGCCTCACGCAGGTGCCATTCGTGTCACTGGCACTCGGGCCCTGCGCTGGCATGGGCGCTGGCCGGGTCGCAGCCAGCCATTTCAGCATCATGGTGAAAGAACTGAGCCAGGTCTTCGTGGCCGGCCCGCCAGTTGCCATCGCTCTGGGAGAGGACGTCACAAAGGAAGAGCTCGGCGGCTGGAAAATTCAAGCCCAGAACGGAACTGTAGATAACGTCGTCGACACCGAAGCCGATGCCTTTATCGCTGCGCGCAAATTCCTCTCCTACCTTCCCCCTTCCGTACATCATCTGCCTGAACGCGTTCAGCCGACGGATGACCCGAAGCGCAAGGAAGAGAGCCTGCTGTCCATCGTGCCGCAGGACGGGCGCACGCCTTACAAACCCCGCAAGATCATCGACGCGGCAGTCGACAAAGGCAGCTTTTTCGAGATCGGCGCATATTGGGGCCGCGGCATCGTCGCAGGCCTCGCCCGGATTGACGGATATCCGGTTGGCATTCTTGCCGGCGACCCCTTCTTCCTGGATGGCGCGTGGACGGCCGACGTTTGCGACAAGGTCACCCGGCATATGGACCTCTGCTCCACATTCCACCTGCCCGTCATTCACTTCGTCGACTGCCCCGGCTTTGCCGTTGGCGTTAAAGCGGAAACTGCAGGCGTCACCCGCGCCGGTGTACGGGCCATGACAGCCGTCTACCAGGCTGATGTTCCGGTATGCTCGGTGGTCATTCGCAAAGCCTATGGTCTGGCGGGCTCGGCCATGATGAACCAGTCGAAGACGAAGTGGCGGTATTGCTGGCCAAGCGGAGACTGGGGCTCCCTGCCGATGGCCGGCGGCATCGAGGCGGCGTTCCGCAAAGAGCTTTCGGAAGCAGAAGATCCCGACGCCCTGAAAGCGCAGCTCTACAGGAAGTTCGAAGCAATCAGGTCTCCCTTCCGCACCGCGGAAAGTTTCCTTGCGGAGGAAATCATAGACCCCCGTGATACCCGACCCTTACTGGTAGACTTCGTGTCGCACGCTCAGCGCGTTCTGAAGGCTGAAGAGAGACGGATCGGCTTCCGCCCCTAA
- a CDS encoding alpha/beta fold hydrolase, translating into MTQAGARQDRFVEVSGNPAPQGAEIVWFDGLEGRRLRACVAPALSAAKPRGTVIVCPGRTEFIEKYFEVGRELQQMGFAIVILDWPGQGLSDRLLPDSKKGHIDRFETFMNALAKGLGALETRLPRPYVSLAHSMGGAIALAAITQELVKVEAAAFCAPMWGIKSPVLGMRYLVWAMRATGRSGDYAMQPGPPETFENNIVTHDKRRWELQRALIDAQPDLELGPVTWGWLGASLDIFSTFSKAKLLAKVSVPVFVASAGEEKLVDNASHSRIASRLRDCEHITVEGAMHEILMETGDKRAEFWDGFQRLLKRAGI; encoded by the coding sequence ATGACACAGGCAGGCGCCAGACAGGACCGGTTTGTGGAAGTGTCAGGAAATCCCGCGCCCCAGGGCGCTGAAATTGTCTGGTTCGACGGTCTTGAAGGGCGCCGGCTCAGAGCGTGTGTCGCGCCCGCGCTTTCGGCAGCAAAGCCGCGCGGGACCGTGATTGTGTGTCCGGGCCGCACGGAGTTTATAGAGAAGTATTTCGAGGTAGGCCGCGAGCTCCAGCAAATGGGCTTTGCTATCGTGATCCTCGACTGGCCGGGGCAGGGCCTTTCCGACCGCTTGCTGCCCGACAGCAAGAAGGGGCACATAGACCGCTTCGAGACTTTCATGAACGCGCTTGCCAAGGGACTTGGTGCGCTCGAGACGCGTTTGCCGCGCCCCTATGTGTCGCTGGCTCATTCGATGGGGGGCGCCATCGCTCTGGCGGCAATTACTCAGGAGCTTGTGAAGGTGGAGGCTGCGGCCTTCTGCGCGCCGATGTGGGGGATCAAGTCACCTGTACTCGGGATGCGCTATCTCGTCTGGGCAATGAGGGCCACTGGACGGTCCGGCGATTATGCGATGCAGCCAGGGCCGCCGGAAACATTCGAAAATAATATCGTGACCCACGACAAACGGCGTTGGGAGCTGCAACGTGCGCTGATTGATGCGCAGCCTGATCTTGAGCTTGGCCCCGTTACCTGGGGCTGGCTGGGCGCGTCGCTGGACATCTTCTCGACCTTCTCGAAAGCCAAGCTTCTCGCCAAGGTCTCCGTGCCGGTATTTGTTGCTTCGGCCGGAGAAGAAAAGCTGGTGGATAACGCATCGCATAGCCGGATCGCGTCGCGGCTTCGCGATTGCGAACACATCACCGTGGAAGGCGCGATGCACGAGATCCTTATGGAGACAGGCGACAAGCGTGCTGAATTCTGGGACGGCTTCCAGCGCCTTCTGAAGCGTGCCGGGATCTGA